Within the Bacillota bacterium genome, the region GTTCCACCTGTCACGGCGCCAGGTTGCGCCCAGAGGCCCTGGCGGTGACCGTTGGCGGCAAAAATATCGATGCCGTAACCCGAATGTCCATCAGCGAGGCCCTGGAGTTCTTCCAGCACCTTGACATCAGTGAACGGGAGATGACCATTGTTCACCAGGTGTTGAAGGAGATTCGGGAGCGACTGCGGTTCCTGGAGAACGTTGGGTTAAATTACCTCACCTTGAACCGGATGGCTGCAACCCTGTCCGGGGGTGAGGCCCAGCGCATCCGGTTGGCTACCCAGATTGGGTCCAGTCTCGTTGGGGTGTTGTATATTCTCGATGAGCCCAGCATTGGGCTCCATCAAAGGGATAACCAAAAGCTCTTAGACTCCCTCAAGCGGTTACGGGATATCGGAAACACTGTGATTGTCGTGGAGCATGACGAAGACACCATTAGAGAGGCCGACTATATAGTGGACATCGGTCCCGGCGCCGGCGCCCATGGAGGCGAGTTGGTGGTGGCCGGTACCCTTGAGGAGGTAATGGCCGAAGACCGCTCGGCCACCGGTCGGTTCCTGTCGGGGAAGGAGGAAATCCCCGTCCCCCGAGTAAGACGGGAGCCCAACGGCAAGTGGATCACCATCAGGGGTGCCGCGGAGAACAACCTGAAGAACATTGATGTGTCCATCCCCTTAGGGGTGTTCACCTGTGTAACGGGGGTTTCTGGCTCCGGCAAGAGTACCTTGGTGAATGATATTCTCCACCGACGCCTAGCCCATGATTTACATCGGGCCACTGCCAAACCGGGAAAACATGCCGGGATCGATGGGATCGAGCACTTGGACAAGGTGATTGAGATCGATCAGTCGCCCATTGGCCGTACTCCCCGGTCCAACCCCGCCACCTACACCGGCACCTTTGATTTGATTCGCCGGGTCTTTGCCGAGACCAACGAGGCTAAGATCCGAGGTTATGCGCCGGGGCGGTTTAGCTTTAACGTCAAGGGAGGCCGCTGTGAGGCCTGTCGGGGCGATGGGATTATTAAGATCGAGATGCACTTCTTGCCCGATGTATACGTTCCCTGTGAAGTCTGTAAGGGAAGTAGATACAATCGAGAGACCCTGGAAGTGAAGTATAAGGGTAAGACTATTGCCGATGTCTTGGATATGACCATTGAGGAGGCCCTGGAGTTCTTCAAGAACATTCCCAGCATCCATCGGAAGCTGCAGACCCTAAATGATGTGGGATTGGGCTATATGCGCCTTGGGCAGCCGGCGACCACCCTGTCGGGCGGTGAAGCCCAAAGGGTGAAACTGGCCACAGAGCTCAGCCGCCGCAGTAACGGCAAGACCCTCTACATCCTCGATGAGCCCACCACCGGCTTGCATATCGCCGACGTCAAGAGGCTCTTGGGGGTCCTCCACCGCCTAGTGGATGCGGGTGATGCGGTGTTGGTGATCGAGCACAATCTCGATGTGATCAAGACCGCGGATTATATCATCGATTTAGGTCCTGAGGGCGGAAGTGGCGGAGGCCGCGTGGTGGCGCAAGGCACACCCGAGGAAGTTGCCGCGGTGCCCGAGTCCTATACCGGTCAGTTCCTGCGGCCCCTGTTGGAGAAGGACCAAGGCAAGGCCGGGGCGGAGACTGAGACCGCGGTTAACGTGGACCCGGTAGCGGTCCCCGGTAGTTAGACTGGAGTTGATGGCGTGGATCTAGAGAAAAAGCTCAAGCTGTTGCCGACGAAACCCGGCGTGTACTTGATGAAAAACGCGGCGGGAGAGATTATTTACGTGGGCAAGGCGGTTTCACTGCGGAATCGGGTGCGCTCTTACTTTCAGTCCAGCCGCAACCACTCCCCCAAGGTACGGGCCATGGTGGAGAATATCGCGGATTTTGAGTACATTGTCACCGACTCCGAAGTGGAAGCTTTGATTCTGGAATTCAACCTGATCCAGCAGCATTCCCCCTGGTATAATGTCAGGTTAAAGGACGACAAACGCTATCCCTACCTGAAGGTTACCCTCAACGAGACCTTCCCCCGGGTGATCATTGCCCGGCAGCGCAAGGACGATGGGGCCCGGTACTTTGGCCCCTACACCAGCGCCAAGGCGGTAAGGGATACGATGAAATTCCTGCGCCGGGTGTTTCCCATTCGGACCTGCAATAAGGACATTCAGCCCGGCAGTCAAGAGCGGCCCTGTTTGAATTATCATATCGGGCGGTGTCTGGGACCCTGTGCCGGGAAGGTGACACCGGAGGAGTATCGGGAAGTCATCGATCAGGTCATCCTCTTCTTGGAAGGCAAGCAGGAGAACCTGGTGCAGGATTTGGAGAAAAGGATGGAGCAGGCGGCAAGGGAACTGCGCTTTGAGGCTGCCGCCAAATTACGGGACCAGGTGAAGGCCATCCACCAGGTGATGGAGCGACAGAAAATTGTCACCGATCTGAAGGTGGACCAGGATGTCCTGGGTCTGTCTACCGTGGCGGACCTGGCCTGTGTACAGGTGTTTTTTGTCAGGGGGGGAAAGCTCATCGGTCGGGAACCCTTCTTCCTGCATATTGCTCCCGATGATACCCCCGGGGAGATTCTCGGAGGCTTTATCCAGCAATATTACTCCAGGGCGGCAGATCTTCCCAAGGAACTGCTGCTTCCCGCGGAGGTCCCCGATGCCAACATCTATGAAGAGTGGCTCTCTGCCCTGAAGGGCTCCCGGGTTTACCTGCGGGTACCCCAGCGGGGAGAAAAGCGGCGTTTGGTAGAGATGGTGGAGGAAAACGCCGATTTGGTGATGAAGGAGCACCGGGCCCGGGCCGAGGGCAGAAGGA harbors:
- the uvrC gene encoding excinuclease ABC subunit UvrC, with amino-acid sequence MDLEKKLKLLPTKPGVYLMKNAAGEIIYVGKAVSLRNRVRSYFQSSRNHSPKVRAMVENIADFEYIVTDSEVEALILEFNLIQQHSPWYNVRLKDDKRYPYLKVTLNETFPRVIIARQRKDDGARYFGPYTSAKAVRDTMKFLRRVFPIRTCNKDIQPGSQERPCLNYHIGRCLGPCAGKVTPEEYREVIDQVILFLEGKQENLVQDLEKRMEQAARELRFEAAAKLRDQVKAIHQVMERQKIVTDLKVDQDVLGLSTVADLACVQVFFVRGGKLIGREPFFLHIAPDDTPGEILGGFIQQYYSRAADLPKELLLPAEVPDANIYEEWLSALKGSRVYLRVPQRGEKRRLVEMVEENADLVMKEHRARAEGRRRERERAMTELQEALGLPTLPRRIEGFDISNIQGTEAVGSMVVFIDGEAAPNEYRRFKIRSKDTPDDFAMMREVLTRRFVRGLKEQEDIAKLKEQGEDWQEEEAKFAQFPDLLLIDGGKGQLSSVREVLRELNLEHIPTMSLAERLEEIFIEGRSQPILLPRNSPALYLIQRIRDEAHRFALTYHRHLRAGRATKSLLDQIPGVGPQRKKALIRQFGSVQGIRQASLEEIKAVPGISAKLAETIVEYLR
- the uvrA gene encoding excinuclease ABC subunit UvrA, with translation MTRDRIIIRGARQHNLKNIDVDIPRDKLVVITGLSGSGKSSLAFDTIYAEGQRRYVESLSAYARQFLGQMDKPDVDLIEGLSPAISIDQKTTSKNPRSTVGTVTEIYDYLRLLYARIGHPHCPNCGRPIAQQTVQQIVDQVMTLPERTRIQVLAPVVRGRKGEHRKILEEIRKDGFVRVRVDGQMHEITDNIELNKNQKHDIEIVVDRIIIRPDIEGRLADSIEIALERGGGLAVIDVIDGEEMLFSEHLACAQCGISFEELSPRMFSFNSPYGACPECDGLGNRVEFDPDLFLDMELSINEGAIIPWAKTGSKWILGVLDGVCERLKIDKDQPLHTLSQTQLKGLLHGIKGKVVFPYTNQAGRQRTFEVEFDGIIGYLEKRSRETSSDYIQRELDQFRSSRLCSTCHGARLRPEALAVTVGGKNIDAVTRMSISEALEFFQHLDISEREMTIVHQVLKEIRERLRFLENVGLNYLTLNRMAATLSGGEAQRIRLATQIGSSLVGVLYILDEPSIGLHQRDNQKLLDSLKRLRDIGNTVIVVEHDEDTIREADYIVDIGPGAGAHGGELVVAGTLEEVMAEDRSATGRFLSGKEEIPVPRVRREPNGKWITIRGAAENNLKNIDVSIPLGVFTCVTGVSGSGKSTLVNDILHRRLAHDLHRATAKPGKHAGIDGIEHLDKVIEIDQSPIGRTPRSNPATYTGTFDLIRRVFAETNEAKIRGYAPGRFSFNVKGGRCEACRGDGIIKIEMHFLPDVYVPCEVCKGSRYNRETLEVKYKGKTIADVLDMTIEEALEFFKNIPSIHRKLQTLNDVGLGYMRLGQPATTLSGGEAQRVKLATELSRRSNGKTLYILDEPTTGLHIADVKRLLGVLHRLVDAGDAVLVIEHNLDVIKTADYIIDLGPEGGSGGGRVVAQGTPEEVAAVPESYTGQFLRPLLEKDQGKAGAETETAVNVDPVAVPGS